One Candidatus Peregrinibacteria bacterium DNA segment encodes these proteins:
- a CDS encoding DUF4256 domain-containing protein, whose protein sequence is MSETLLKTLKARFEKNMHRHKGLDWAKVEAKLKADPKKLGALQQMEETGGEPDVVGQDKGRFLFYDCSTESPAGRRSLCYDPAALHARKEHKPKNSSIEMAADMGIELLTEEEYRALQELGKFDQKTSSWIKTPAEIRKLGGALFCDRRYDHVFTYHNGAESYYAARGFRGSLRV, encoded by the coding sequence ATGTCTGAAACTCTCCTCAAAACCCTAAAGGCTCGCTTCGAAAAAAACATGCACCGTCACAAAGGGCTCGACTGGGCCAAAGTAGAAGCTAAACTGAAAGCCGATCCTAAAAAACTCGGGGCCCTCCAGCAGATGGAAGAAACGGGCGGTGAACCCGACGTCGTGGGCCAAGACAAAGGCAGATTTCTTTTTTACGATTGTTCCACCGAAAGCCCAGCGGGCCGCCGAAGTCTTTGCTACGATCCCGCAGCCTTGCATGCTCGAAAAGAGCACAAGCCCAAAAACAGCTCGATTGAAATGGCTGCCGACATGGGCATAGAACTCCTCACCGAAGAAGAGTACCGCGCACTTCAAGAACTCGGCAAATTCGACCAAAAAACTTCCAGCTGGATCAAAACTCCTGCTGAAATTCGAAAACTCGGAGGCGCCCTTTTTTGCGACCGCCGTTACGACCACGTCTTCACCTATCACAACGGCGCGGAATCTTACTACGCCGCTCGAGGTTTCCGTGGCTCACTGAGAGTTTAG
- a CDS encoding S-layer homology domain-containing protein, producing MKKIFALFTGLLLVFGNFSTPFVHAAFLDVEESPYVESILFLQEQGVLQGYGDGTFRPEAQVNRAEFLKIVFAALGETTEEVDLNCFPDVKEEWFAPYVCRAKALGIAQGYPDGLYHPEQSVNLVEAFKISIQAFGLPHAEAGEQWYEPYADFVHVNGIFSKYAYFPNELAQRDEMAFMVHQMLRLYSGVQDFSRERRSLSAGCGLDAPSSAPSTFMVDGIERAAIVSVPSHYDKNTPIPLLFAFHGRTSPNTLVKSYYGFERAGEGEAIFVYPAGLRSGSSFTWSNSGDRADTLRDYAFFDVMFEELTQSYCIDLDEVYAAGHSLGGWFVNSLACARGDVLRGVATLGGARSTGTCSGPVAAMQWHNPDDTLASFSSGLAARDDYLEQNVCSTESDPVEPTWGNCVEYRGCLEDAPVLFCPHGVDYDEYSGEYYPHTWPRQTGGEMWDFLRGL from the coding sequence GTGAAAAAAATCTTTGCTCTTTTTACGGGCCTGCTCCTGGTGTTTGGGAATTTTTCCACTCCTTTCGTGCACGCTGCTTTTTTGGATGTGGAAGAAAGTCCTTATGTGGAAAGCATTTTGTTTTTGCAAGAACAGGGCGTTTTGCAGGGCTATGGAGACGGTACTTTTCGTCCGGAAGCTCAGGTGAATCGAGCGGAATTTTTGAAGATTGTCTTTGCGGCTTTGGGCGAAACGACAGAAGAAGTGGATTTGAATTGTTTCCCGGATGTGAAAGAAGAATGGTTTGCTCCTTATGTGTGCCGAGCAAAGGCGCTGGGCATTGCGCAAGGTTACCCCGACGGTCTTTACCATCCTGAACAGTCGGTGAATTTGGTGGAGGCTTTTAAAATTTCGATCCAAGCTTTTGGATTGCCTCATGCCGAGGCGGGCGAACAGTGGTATGAACCTTACGCCGATTTTGTGCATGTGAATGGGATTTTTTCCAAATATGCGTATTTCCCAAATGAATTGGCTCAGCGCGATGAGATGGCTTTTATGGTGCATCAAATGCTGCGGCTTTACAGTGGAGTTCAGGATTTTTCCAGAGAGCGCCGCTCGCTTTCGGCGGGTTGCGGTTTGGATGCGCCCAGTTCGGCTCCCAGCACTTTTATGGTGGATGGAATTGAGCGGGCGGCCATTGTTTCGGTGCCCAGTCATTATGATAAAAACACCCCCATCCCTCTGCTTTTTGCCTTTCATGGCCGAACCAGTCCAAACACACTGGTGAAGAGTTATTACGGCTTTGAACGTGCGGGAGAAGGAGAGGCGATTTTTGTGTATCCAGCTGGACTTCGTAGTGGGTCCAGTTTCACTTGGTCCAACTCTGGGGATAGAGCAGACACTTTGCGTGATTATGCGTTTTTTGATGTGATGTTTGAAGAGCTCACGCAAAGCTATTGTATCGACCTCGATGAAGTGTATGCGGCGGGACATTCGCTCGGCGGATGGTTTGTGAACAGCTTGGCTTGCGCTCGCGGGGACGTGCTTCGTGGAGTCGCCACTTTGGGAGGTGCGCGCAGCACCGGCACGTGCAGCGGGCCGGTTGCGGCGATGCAGTGGCACAACCCCGATGACACGCTGGCTTCCTTCAGTTCAGGGTTGGCTGCGCGCGACGATTATTTGGAGCAGAATGTTTGTTCCACCGAAAGCGATCCTGTGGAGCCCACTTGGGGCAATTGCGTGGAATATCGCGGCTGTTTGGAAGATGCCCCCGTGCTCTTTTGTCCTCATGGAGTGGATTATGATGAATATTCAGGCGAGTATTATCCTCACACGTGGCCTCGTCAAACAGGCGGTGAAATGTGGGATTTCTTGAGAGGTCTCTAA